Proteins from one Mercurialis annua linkage group LG7, ddMerAnnu1.2, whole genome shotgun sequence genomic window:
- the LOC126654503 gene encoding phosphatidylinositol 4-kinase beta 1-like — MVRLLGLSLRGSDELPREITSRNNNLISESGESGWLIRFFDSSFFCEWIAVSYLYKHEHAGVRDYLCNRMYTLPLSGIESYLFQICYMLIHKPSPSLDKFVIDICSKSLLIALKVHWFLLAEIEDSDDNEGISRIQEKCQIAATLMGEWPPLVRPPNESSSPGSKNQVLNRILSSKQKLLSLTSSPPVNKSLSFSKSPGNNVQEDGNPTSPDENKIFKKFIPGPKVRDALLFRKSVEKDENEGDKDGFFKRLLRDSNKGEDDELTSSSDGFFKRFLRDSNKGEDEELTSTSDGFLKRLLSSKGEDEELTSTSDGFLKRLLSSKGDDEELTSSSEGFFKKLFRDSKSDDDDKSLSKSVEDDDKDGFFRKFFKEKFEDKKDGIERNERDERVTIEEKCSKSAEDDEKDGFFRRFFKEKSEEKKDGIDKTDEANINGEEEESSDFSLFKRLFRVHPEDVKNTSVNESSNGGLYEGSPGTENFFRKLFRDRDRSVEDSELFGSKKKEKRPGSPKQQSEKSNTKPPLPNNTAAYFRKGAYHESLEFVMSLCETSYGLVDVFPVEDRKSALCESLAEINLHLAEAQNTGGICFPMGKGLYRVFHIPEDEAVLLNSREKAPYLICVEVLKCDMPSNTKDTSGVQKLSRAGIPLANGDAFLPKPPPWAYPLWTAQEAYRNSSDRMSRSTAEAIDQAMSHTVEAKLKTINVTLSVEKQVSRQSMNIHPGWNHSNVHERAGDGGDLEWVRVVLTADPAVRMEDIGDQGPLRRREHRRVPSTIAMEEVKAAAAKGEAPPGLPLKGAGQDSSDAQPRVNGGTPKPSDALSGELWETKKERIRKASVYGKLPGWDLRSVIVKSGDDCRQEHLAVQLISHFFDIFQEAGLPLWLRPYEVLVTSSYTALIETIPDTASLHSIKSRYLDISSLRDFFVAKFEENSPSFKLAQRNFVESMAGYSLVCYLLQIKDRHNGNLLLDEEGHIIHIDFGFMLSNSPGGVNFESAPFKLTRELLEVMDSDAEGVPSEFFDYFKVLCIQGFLTCRKHAERIILLVEMLQDSGFPCFKGGPRTIQNLRKRFHLSLTEEQCVSLVLSLISSSLDAWRTRQYDYYQRVLNGIL; from the exons ATGGTGAGGCTTCTAGGTCTTAGTCTCAGAGGATCTGACGAGTTACCTAGAGAGATCACTTCAAGAAATAATAACCTTATTAGTGAGTCTGGTGAAAGTGGATGGTTAATTAGGTTCTTTGACTCGTCGTTTTTCTGTGAGTGGATCGCTGTAAGCTACCTCTACAAGCATGAGCATGCCGGGGTGCGTGATTATCTTTGTAATAGAATGTATACGTTGCCGTTGTCAGGCATTGAGAGTTACTTGTTTCAAATTTGTTATATGTTGATACATAAGCCGAGTCCATCTTTGGAtaaatttgttattgatatttGCTCTAAGTCCTTGCTTATAGCTTTGAAAGTTCATTGGTTTTTGTTGGCTGAGATTGAGGATTCTGACGATAATGAAGGAATTAGTAGGATTCAGGAAAAATGTCAGATTGCAGCTACATTGATGGGCGAATGGCCCCCACTTGTGAGGCCGCCTAATGAGTCTTCAAGTCCTGGGAGTAAGAATCAGGTCTTGAATAGAATTCTATCATCAAAACAGAAGTTACTGTCACTGACATCTTCGCCACCTGTGAATAAGTCATTGTCATTTTCAAAGTCACCAGGGAATAATGTGCAGGAGGATGGGAATCCTACATCACCTGATGAGAACAAGATTTTTAAGAAGTTTATTCCGGGTCCAAAGGTTAGAGATGCTTTGTTGTTTAGGAAATCAGTGGAGAAAGATGAAAATGAGGGTGATAAAGATGGATTTTTTAAGAGGCTTTTGAGGGATAGTAATAAAGGTGAGGATGATGAGTTGACTTCAAGCTCTGATGGATTTTTCAAGAGGTTTTTGAGAGATAGTAATAAAGGGGAGGATGAGGAGTTGACATCAACCTCAGATGGCTTTTTGAAAAGGCTATTGAGCAGTAAAGGTGAGGATGAGGAGTTGACATCAACCTCAGATGGCTTTTTGAAAAGGCTATTGAGCAGTAAAGGTGACGATGAGGAGTTGACGTCAAGCTCAGAAGGGTTTTTTAAGAAGTTGTTTCGTGATAGCAagagtgatgatgatgataagtCACTTTCTAAATCTGTGGAAGATGATGACAAGGATGGGTTCTTTAGAAAATTTTTCAAGGAGAAGTTTGAGGACAAGAAGGATGGAATTGAGAGGAATGAGCGTGATGAAAGGGTGACTATTGAAGAGAAATGTTCAAAATCTGCTGAGGATGATGAAAAAGACGGGTTTTTCCGTAGATTTTTCAAGGAAAAGTCTGAGGAGAAGAAAGATGGAATTGATAAAACTGATGAGGCAAATATCAACGGTGAGGAAGAAGAATCTTCTGATTTTTCATTGTTTAAAAGGTTGTTCCGCGTGCATCCTGAAGATGTCAAAAATACTTCTGTAAATGAGAGTAGCAACGGTGGCTTGTATGAGGGCAGCCCTGGAACAGAGAACTTTTTTCGCAAATTGTTTAGAGATCGTGATCGTTCTGTTGAAGACTCAGAGTTGTTTGGTTCCAAAAAGAAAGAG AAACGTCCTGGTTCACCGAAGCAGCAGAGTGAAAAGTCAAACACAAAGCCCCCGCTTCCTAATAATACTGCAGCATATTTCCGAAAAGGGGCTTATCATGAGTCACTGGAGTTTGTGATGTCATTATGCGAGACTTCTTATGGATTAGTCGACGTGTTTCCTGTTGAAGATCGCAAAAGTGCTCTCTGTGAG TCACTTGCAGAGATTAATTTGCATTTAGCTGAAGCTCAAAATACTGGAG GGATATGCTTCCCAATGGGAAAGGGATTGTATCGTGTATTTCATATACCTGAAGATGAAGCTGTTCTGTTGAATTCTAGGGAAAAGGCACCATATCTGATCTGTGttgaagttttaaaatgtgaCATGCCAAG CAATACTAAGGATACATCTGGTGTGCAAAAGCTTTCCAGAGCAGGAATTCCTCTGGCAAATGGAGATGCATTTTTGCCAAAGCCGCCACCATGGGCCTATCCTTTGTGGACTGCCCAAGAAGCATATCGAAATAGTAGTGACAGAATGTCAAGATCTACAGCTGAAGCTATTGACCAGGCTATGTCGCATACCGTGGAGGCAAAATTGAAAACTATAAATGTGACCCTCTCTGTCGAGAAGCAAGTGTCTCGCCAATCAATGAATATTCACCCTGGCTGGAACCACAGTAATGTGCATGAAAGAGCCGGGGATGGTGGTGATTTAGAATGGGTAAGGGTAGTACTGACAGCAGACCCTGCAGTTAGAATGGAAGACATTGGGGACCAAGGACCGCTTCGTCGGAGGGAGCATCGTCGTGTTCCCAGTACAATTGCTATGGAAGAAGTGAAG GCTGCTGCAGCCAAAGGAGAAGCACCTCCTGGCCTCCCTCTAAAAGGAGCTGGCCAAGATTCATCAGATGCACAGCCAAGG gtTAATGGAGGCACCCCTAAGCCCAGTGATGCACTCTCTGGGGAACTTTGGGAGACAAAGAAAGAAAGGATTCGTAAAGCTTCAGTATATGGGAAGTTACCTGGCTGGGACTTGCGCTCT GTTATTGTAAAGAGTGGTGATGACTGCAGGCAGGAGCATCTTGCTGTCCAACTTATTTCTCATTTCTTTG ATATATTTCAAGAAGCCGGTCTTCCTCTGTGGTTGCGTCCCTATGAAGTATTGGTCACTTCTTCTTATACGGCTCTTATAGAGACAATTCCTGATACT GCCTCACTCCATTCTATCAAGAGTCGGTATCTCGATATTTCAAGCTTGCGCGACTTCTTTGTTGCTAAATTTGAGGAGAATTCCCCGAGTTTTAAGCTTGCACAG AGGAACTTTGTTGAAAGTATGGCTGGATATTCTCTAGTGTGCTACCTTCTACAG ATTAAGGACAGGCACAATGGGAATCTGTTGTTAGATGAGGAAGGTCATATTATACATATTGATTTTGGATTTATGCTTTCTAACTCTCCTGGCGGTGTTAATTTTGAGAGTGCACCTTTCAAATTAACCCGGGAACTGCTCGAG GTCATGGATTCTGATGCTGAGGGAGTTCCAAGCGAGTTCTTTGACTATTTTAAA GTATTATGCATTCAAGGGTTTTTAACATGTAGGAAGCATGCAGAGCGTATTATTCTTCTGGTCGAGATGTTGCAG